The Clostridium aceticum genomic interval GCAGAATGTACAAAGTCTATAACAAAACATACACTTTAGCCCACTGATATACTGTATGTATAAGTGTATGATAACAGGGTATAAAAGTTGTTCATTTTTGTTAAATATTTGACAATAGCAGTTTTATATAGGGTCTTTTTTTGTTTTTGAGATTAGAATATTTAGCTAAATTCTTTTAAATAAGCGAGAAAAAATATTAGTTGAATCCTTTAAGGATTTGCTGTAAGGAAGACTCTACCTCTTTAAGAATAAAAAAAGGATTGTCTTTTTCAGAAGTGGCATTATATTAGCATATTGGGTATAAAACAAAGACTTCTATTGTTTTTAGCTAACGCTAAAAGGTCGTTATAGACAAACTTGCAAACGTTTGCCAAATAAATCATTGACCTCAGTCGTTGAGTATATTTTAAGTTTATAATTACTCACTATACACGACTCCTTTTCAGTAGTATATCATAGCTTATTTAATTAGAACAAGCATTTCTTTAGAAAATTTTGTAATTTTTTTCCTTAAAGTGTCATTAAAATAAATAATTTTGCTAACTTTACTAAACACCTTCAAGCACCTAATTTTGAGCTGCAAATAAATGTTGTGAAGCAAGAAAATGCCCCCTCATAGTAGCCTTCACTACTAAAGGGGGCTGTTCAAATAAATTTGAAGGGGAGTAAATTTATTTAAATCCTAGTTCTGGATAGTTAGTAATAATACCAATACCTTTATCTAGCTTTTTAATATCTTCCATGTGTTTTTTATTATCCACCGTCCATACCATCACTTCAATCTTATCTTGGTATAGGTGATCTAGTAACTCCTTAGTTATGTAGGGATAAGCTATTGATACAAAAGAAGCCTTTGCATATTTCATTTGTTCCTTTAAAAGTACAGGCTTTCCATATATTAGAATTCCTGTTTTAATTTTATGATTTATATCGGCTACTTCCTTTACTACTTCGTGATTAAAGGACTTTACATATATATTCTTTAGAGAATATGGCTTTAACACATGACATAACTCAGTTGCTATATGAGGATACATAGACCCGCCCTTTTTTATCTCTATAATGAGATCTTTCGTATTCCCTATTAAATCCAACACTTCCTTTAGGGTTAATATTCTTTCACCTGTAAAGTCAGCAGAAAACCACCCACCAAAGTCTAGCTTCAACAGTTCCTCATAACTGTATTCTGATATTAAACCCTTACCATTAGAGGTTCTCCCTAACTCGAAGTCATGATGTAACACAATAATTCCGTCCTTCGTCATTTGTACATCTATTTCTATCTTATCGATTTTTTTCTCTTTCAAAGCAAGTTCTATAGCATATAATGTATTTTCAGGTCCTCTACTTGACCATCCTCTATGGGCTATTATCGAATTATCCACTAAAAGTCCTCCACTATCTTAAAAGTCTTTGTGCTTCAGCAGCTGCAGCATCTAGAGCTTCTTGAGGAGATACATTGCTATCTAATATTGCTCTTTGAAGCTCCCTCATGATAATTTCTTGTAATTCTCTGTATCCCGGTGCCATTGGTCTAGGTTTTGCATACTGTAATTGCTCAATAGCTACTGTAAACTGTGGATATTGACTATAAAACTCCTCCATACCTGGATCTTCAATGGCTGATGTTCTTACAGGCATATATCCTGTTAATTTACTTAGAAATACACTGTTTTCTGTGCTGGTCATATACTTGATAAATTCCCAAGCTGCTTTTTTCTTTTCATCAGATGATTGAGCTAATATCACTAGATTAGCTCCCCCTGTAGGAACACCAAAGTCCTTGTTGGCTGGTAAAAATGCTGTTGCTACTTCAAATTCACACTGTTCTAATAATCCTTTTAAATGACCTGTCGTTGTGAAAATCATCCCAACATTTTCATTGATAAAATCTTGCCTAGCAACATCCCATGCATTGTAACGTTCACCTGGAGGCATTTTCATAATTCCTTCAGCCAGCATACTTTCCCAAAATTCCACCGGTGCAACTCCTTCTTTTGAGTTGAATATAGCCTTTGTACCATCTTCTGATAGTATGTTTCCACCACTTTGGAAGGTTAGTGCTTCATAAAACCATATGTCGATGGGTGTTGAAAAACCATATCTTCCATTTCCACTTAGTTTACGAGAATATGTCACAAGTTCCTCCCAAGTTTTAGGACCTGCTGGATCTAGTCCATTAGCTTCTAGCATATCTGCATTTACATACAGTAGAGGTGTACTTCTATTGAAAGAGATAGCATATAATTCATTTTTCCAATAGGAGTTGCCCATTAATCCCTTTACATAATCGTCTATGAAACCAGCTTCTTCTTTTGCTACATAAGAACTTAATCCTTCTAGTGCACCAGCATCAGCAAAAGCAGCAATAGACGCAATCTCTACCATTGTTACATCAGGTTGGGTATTTGAAGCTATTCCCGCCATTACTTTAGCATGATTGGTATAATAATCTCCTTGATAGGTAGGATTTACATAAATTTTATCTTGAGATTTGTTAAACTCCTGGGTCATAGCTTCAATTAGTTCACCGGCTTCGCCACCTAGGGAATACCAAAAGTCAATTTCTACTTTCTGTACAGCACTTTCATCTGGAGAAACTCCTGTTGCAGCAGTACCACATCCTATTAAGTTAAACATCATTAGAGCTGCTAATAGCACCATCTTACTTTTTTTCTTAAACATTTTTTCTTCCTCCTTAAATTTTTAAGCTGATGTTTTGATAATGAGTTTTCTAGAATCAAAGTTACTACTTAATTCCAGAGTAAACAAAAGCCTTAACAATCTGCTTTTGTGCAAAGAAATATATGGCTAATATGGGCATAACTAAAATCATGTTTCCTGCCATTACAACATTCCATTGGGTTAGTCCTTCAGAATTCTTTAACATTGCTATAGCAATAGGTAATGTTCTAAAATCCGGTGTGTTTGTCATAACAAGAGGCCAAAAGTATGCATTCCAGTGATAAATAATGCTAAAAAGCGAAAAAGTAACTAACACTGTCTTAGTCATAGGCACCATAATCTTCCACATGATTCGCCACTCCGAAGCGTTGTCTAATTTAGCTGCTTCAATAATTTCATCCGGGATTTGCATAAAAGCTTGTCTTAATAGGAATATACCAAAGGCACTGGCAGCAAAGGGCAGGATTAATGGTGCATGGGTTTTTAGTAGATTCCAAGAGCTCATTTGTAAATAAATAGGTATAAAGGTTATTTGTTCTGGGACCATAAGAGATAATAAGGTAATTCCAAATAATATTTTTTTGAATTTGAACTCATATCTAGCAAAAGCATAGGCAGCAGGAATCATAATCAACAGCTGTAACATCAGTATAGAAACTGTTACGAAAACACTATTGAAGAAGTATCGAAGAAATGGTCCTGAGGATAATACTCTTGCATAGTTCTCTAGTATAATTCTTTCTGGAATCCACTTAGGTGGAAAAATTAAGGTTTCTGAAAATGCCTTTATGGAGGTGGAAGCCATCCATAAAAAAGGAAAAATAAAAGCCAAAATCATTATTGCTAAAATGCTTCTTTCCAGTACCCTCAACGTAAACCGAAAGATTTTTTGAAGCTGTGTTTTTGTTGGATTTCTTGTGGTTTTTCTGGTTTTTGCTGTTCCTAATGCTTTCTGTCTGATTTCCATTAATTACTCCCCCTTTTATTTATAATGTACACGTCTAGCCAATAACCTAAAGTGCAAGAAGGTTAATGTCCCTATTAAAATTACCAATAGCATCCCAGCTGCTGAAGCATAACCTATCCTGAAAAAGTCAAAAGCATTTTGATAGATAAAAAATACAATCATATTGGTAGCGTCAATAGGTCCTCCTTGTGTCATAATGTTTATGGTGTCAAATACTTTGAAGGAGGCTATCGTTGTTATTACTAACAGAAAGAATAAAGTTGGAGATAGCATAGGCAGTGTTATTTTACAAAGTGTTGCCCACCTGCTGGCACGGTCTAGTGTCGCTGCTTCATAGATATCTTTAGGAATACTTTGCAATCCTGCCAGTAGAACCAAAGTATTATATCCCAAGGTTTTCCATACCCCCACCAGTACTAAGGAGCTTAGAGCGGTATCAGGAGACGCAATCCATTTAGATGGTGGTAAGCCAACCAACCCCAGTACCCAGTTAAGCAAACCGTAATCAGGGTCCATAATCCAAAGCCAAACTAAAGATACTGACACTAAAGATATGATATGAGGTGTAAAAATAGCTCCTTGAGCAAAGTTGTAGAAAAAACCCTTTTTATTTAACCATAATGCCAATACTAGCGCTAAGCTTATGGATATTGTCACCATTAAAAAGGTATATACTGTTGTATTTCTTAAGATTGTATGAAACTGCTGAGCCTGTAATAATTCATAGTAGTTTTCAAACCCCACAAATTCCTTTTTAGGACTGATAAGATTCCATGATGTAAAGCTTAGAAAAAACAAGTATCCTATAGGATACATAAAAAATGTCAAAAACAATCCTATTGCTGGCCCTACCATGAAATAAGGTTTTAGTTTATCCCATAAAACCATTCGTAAAGTCCTCCATTATTAAAATTTATTTTTGACTCTCTTGCCATCAGTATTGAAAAAATATAGATTGTTATGCTCTATATTTAGCATTAAGTTTTCATCCTCTTGGAACTTAGGCTCATAGGCCTTTATTTTTACCTCTCCTAATTCCGTAGCGGCAAGATAAATTGTCTCAGAACCTAGAATTTCTCTTGTCAGAATTTTTCCTGGTATTGATATACAGTTGCTCCCACTAGCAGAGGATAGTTTCACTTTCTCAGGTCTAAAACCTATATAAGGAACATGCTCAAATAGTTTTTGTCCTGAAAGAATATTCATAGGGGGTGCCCCTATAAACTGTGCTGTAAAGATGTTATCAGGCTCATTATATAGGGTAGCTGGAGATTCAGCCTGTTGAATAACACCACCATCCATGACTACGATTTTATCTCCCATAGACATCGCCTCTACTTGATCATGGGTTACATATACAAACGTCGTCCCTAGTTTCTTGTGAAGCTGAATCAGTTCTGTCCTCATTTGATTTCTTAACTTGGCATCTAAGTTAGAGAGCGGTTCATCCATTAAGAATACCCTAGGTCTTTTTACCATTGCCCTTGCTAATGCTACTCTTTGCCTCTGTCCACCAGAAAGCTTAGACGGTTTACGCTCCAAATACCCTGTAAGTCCTACAATATCGCAAATCTCACCAATTATCTTTGTTCTTTCCTTTTTTTCTACTTTGTTGTTGATGAGACCAAATTCTATATTTTCTCTTACCGTCATGGTTGGATACAGTGCATAATT includes:
- a CDS encoding glycerophosphodiester phosphodiesterase, whose protein sequence is MDNSIIAHRGWSSRGPENTLYAIELALKEKKIDKIEIDVQMTKDGIIVLHHDFELGRTSNGKGLISEYSYEELLKLDFGGWFSADFTGERILTLKEVLDLIGNTKDLIIEIKKGGSMYPHIATELCHVLKPYSLKNIYVKSFNHEVVKEVADINHKIKTGILIYGKPVLLKEQMKYAKASFVSIAYPYITKELLDHLYQDKIEVMVWTVDNKKHMEDIKKLDKGIGIITNYPELGFK
- a CDS encoding ABC transporter substrate-binding protein, giving the protein MFKKKSKMVLLAALMMFNLIGCGTAATGVSPDESAVQKVEIDFWYSLGGEAGELIEAMTQEFNKSQDKIYVNPTYQGDYYTNHAKVMAGIASNTQPDVTMVEIASIAAFADAGALEGLSSYVAKEEAGFIDDYVKGLMGNSYWKNELYAISFNRSTPLLYVNADMLEANGLDPAGPKTWEELVTYSRKLSGNGRYGFSTPIDIWFYEALTFQSGGNILSEDGTKAIFNSKEGVAPVEFWESMLAEGIMKMPPGERYNAWDVARQDFINENVGMIFTTTGHLKGLLEQCEFEVATAFLPANKDFGVPTGGANLVILAQSSDEKKKAAWEFIKYMTSTENSVFLSKLTGYMPVRTSAIEDPGMEEFYSQYPQFTVAIEQLQYAKPRPMAPGYRELQEIIMRELQRAILDSNVSPQEALDAAAAEAQRLLR
- a CDS encoding carbohydrate ABC transporter permease; the encoded protein is MEIRQKALGTAKTRKTTRNPTKTQLQKIFRFTLRVLERSILAIMILAFIFPFLWMASTSIKAFSETLIFPPKWIPERIILENYARVLSSGPFLRYFFNSVFVTVSILMLQLLIMIPAAYAFARYEFKFKKILFGITLLSLMVPEQITFIPIYLQMSSWNLLKTHAPLILPFAASAFGIFLLRQAFMQIPDEIIEAAKLDNASEWRIMWKIMVPMTKTVLVTFSLFSIIYHWNAYFWPLVMTNTPDFRTLPIAIAMLKNSEGLTQWNVVMAGNMILVMPILAIYFFAQKQIVKAFVYSGIK
- a CDS encoding carbohydrate ABC transporter permease; protein product: MVLWDKLKPYFMVGPAIGLFLTFFMYPIGYLFFLSFTSWNLISPKKEFVGFENYYELLQAQQFHTILRNTTVYTFLMVTISISLALVLALWLNKKGFFYNFAQGAIFTPHIISLVSVSLVWLWIMDPDYGLLNWVLGLVGLPPSKWIASPDTALSSLVLVGVWKTLGYNTLVLLAGLQSIPKDIYEAATLDRASRWATLCKITLPMLSPTLFFLLVITTIASFKVFDTINIMTQGGPIDATNMIVFFIYQNAFDFFRIGYASAAGMLLVILIGTLTFLHFRLLARRVHYK
- a CDS encoding ABC transporter ATP-binding protein; its protein translation is MANITLENITKKYESTTVIEGLNLQIKDGSFTVLVGPSGCGKSTTLRMIAGLEEVNEGKIMIGDEDITDVAPGERGIAMVFQNYALYPTMTVRENIEFGLINNKVEKKERTKIIGEICDIVGLTGYLERKPSKLSGGQRQRVALARAMVKRPRVFLMDEPLSNLDAKLRNQMRTELIQLHKKLGTTFVYVTHDQVEAMSMGDKIVVMDGGVIQQAESPATLYNEPDNIFTAQFIGAPPMNILSGQKLFEHVPYIGFRPEKVKLSSASGSNCISIPGKILTREILGSETIYLAATELGEVKIKAYEPKFQEDENLMLNIEHNNLYFFNTDGKRVKNKF